From the genome of Acidobacteriota bacterium, one region includes:
- a CDS encoding alpha/beta hydrolase fold domain-containing protein: MKRLSPRILPAVAPALTLALVFTVAVGQPATAQQSGASGSWTIGERIVPAPAGASEELRAALAAMPAPNVAASQAGAPQTEEQWLAIQNATANANLEQMAEAYGLSIEKDEIEGVTVYRVTPDKVDPRHTGHLFLHVHGGAYVLNGGDNSATEAALVAARAGIPALSVDYRMPPKHPFPAAVEDVVTVYRHLLESRSAKSIAIGGTSTGGGLSLASVHKFRDLGLELPGAIYAGTPWADLTKTGDSLFTNEGLDRVLVTYDGLLKGAALLYADGHDLKDPLISPVYGDFEGFPPTYLITGTRDMFLSDTARTHRKLRAAGVVADLHVYEGVAHADYLILVDSPESKDMFQEVGAFFKKHLE; the protein is encoded by the coding sequence ATGAAGAGATTGAGCCCTCGAATCCTGCCGGCCGTTGCGCCGGCCTTGACCCTGGCACTCGTGTTCACCGTTGCCGTCGGGCAGCCCGCAACAGCTCAGCAGTCTGGCGCATCAGGCTCCTGGACCATCGGCGAGCGCATCGTCCCGGCGCCGGCAGGAGCCAGCGAGGAGCTTCGGGCCGCGCTCGCCGCGATGCCTGCTCCCAACGTGGCTGCCTCCCAGGCGGGGGCTCCTCAGACCGAGGAGCAGTGGCTGGCGATCCAGAACGCGACGGCCAACGCGAATCTCGAGCAGATGGCCGAGGCGTACGGCCTCTCGATCGAAAAGGACGAAATCGAGGGCGTGACGGTTTACCGTGTGACGCCGGACAAGGTCGATCCGCGGCACACCGGCCACCTGTTTCTGCATGTCCATGGCGGCGCCTACGTCCTCAACGGAGGCGACAACTCCGCCACCGAGGCAGCGCTGGTCGCGGCCCGGGCCGGCATCCCGGCGCTCTCCGTCGACTACCGCATGCCGCCGAAACACCCCTTTCCGGCCGCGGTCGAGGACGTGGTCACGGTCTACCGGCACCTGCTCGAGAGCCGTTCCGCCAAGTCGATCGCCATCGGCGGCACCTCGACGGGTGGCGGGTTGTCGCTGGCGTCCGTTCACAAGTTCCGCGACCTGGGCCTCGAGCTACCCGGAGCCATCTACGCCGGCACACCCTGGGCAGACCTGACGAAGACCGGCGATTCTCTGTTCACCAACGAAGGGCTGGACCGCGTCCTGGTGACCTACGACGGGCTCCTCAAGGGCGCGGCGCTCCTCTACGCGGACGGCCACGACCTCAAGGATCCGCTGATCTCGCCCGTCTACGGCGACTTCGAGGGCTTCCCGCCGACGTACCTGATCACGGGTACCCGCGACATGTTCCTGAGCGACACGGCGCGGACCCACCGAAAGCTACGGGCGGCTGGAGTCGTTGCGGACCTACACGTCTACGAGGGGGTGGCGCACGCCGACTACCTGATCCTCGTCGATTCGCCGGAGTCGAAGGACATGTTCCAGGAGGTCGGCGCGTTCTTCAAAAAGCACCTGGAGTAG
- a CDS encoding VOC family protein, protein MKIDHFMYAVADLDEGMAWAEEAFGVAPVFGGSHEGLGTRNALLSLDDTYLEIIARDPAQSVESQMVTGMAAMSAGGLVTWAAQGDLVVTKGLLEEAGVSSAGPVETRRRTADGGLLVWDLLFPQGGGYGMPFFIDWRESPHPAATTPVGGELVSFGISTPDAGELGAVLAGLGLDVRVSGGEPEMTVVIEGTKGPVTLVSTEESRGLQPSSRR, encoded by the coding sequence ATGAAGATCGATCACTTCATGTACGCAGTTGCCGATCTCGACGAGGGAATGGCATGGGCCGAGGAGGCCTTCGGCGTGGCGCCGGTGTTCGGCGGCTCCCACGAGGGGCTGGGAACGCGTAACGCACTGCTGAGCCTGGACGACACGTACCTCGAGATCATCGCGCGGGATCCGGCGCAGTCGGTCGAGAGCCAGATGGTCACGGGCATGGCCGCGATGAGCGCCGGGGGGCTCGTGACCTGGGCGGCGCAGGGCGATCTCGTCGTCACGAAGGGGTTGCTGGAGGAGGCCGGGGTCTCTTCCGCGGGTCCCGTGGAGACACGGCGGCGCACGGCGGACGGGGGTCTACTCGTGTGGGATCTGCTGTTTCCGCAGGGGGGCGGCTACGGGATGCCCTTCTTCATCGATTGGCGGGAGTCGCCGCACCCGGCGGCGACGACGCCGGTTGGTGGGGAGTTGGTGTCGTTCGGAATCTCGACGCCCGATGCGGGGGAGCTCGGCGCGGTGCTGGCGGGTCTTGGGCTGGATGTGCGCGTGTCGGGCGGAGAGCCGGAGATGACGGTGGTGATCGAGGGCACGAAGGGTCCCGTGACGCTGGTGTCCACGGAGGAGAGCCGGGGGTTGCAGCCGTCTTCGCGACGATAG
- a CDS encoding MBL fold metallo-hydrolase — translation MTEKTTKNRMRLACRCLVIAALAAAIPAAAQLDIDAWANQAGEQIVWHQTQLSDTVYLLLPEPGLAGNLAVSAGDDGILIVDDAMMPVVPKIKAAVAKIQEGRIDFVVNSHYHFDHAGGNAGFGADSAIVAHANVRKRLLENRHAGANFSATPFPAEALPIVTFNESVTLHWNGEAIDVIHFGNPAHTDGDAAIFFRDSNVVHAGDQFPNLGGYPYIDRDVGGSALGLRDNMAQLLDIVDDETKIIPGHGPLATKADLQKYHDYVAETIDYIDKQKSAGKSLQDVQKDGLPEKYAPYGNGPLSPEPVWIGYVWASLDD, via the coding sequence ATGACCGAGAAGACAACAAAGAACCGTATGCGTCTGGCCTGCCGTTGCCTCGTGATCGCGGCGCTCGCCGCCGCCATCCCGGCCGCGGCCCAGCTCGACATCGACGCCTGGGCAAACCAGGCAGGCGAACAGATCGTCTGGCACCAGACGCAGTTGAGCGACACGGTCTACCTGCTGCTGCCCGAGCCGGGACTGGCCGGGAACCTGGCGGTCTCCGCGGGCGACGACGGCATCCTGATCGTCGACGACGCGATGATGCCGGTGGTGCCGAAGATCAAGGCGGCGGTGGCGAAGATCCAGGAGGGCAGGATCGACTTCGTCGTCAACTCGCACTACCACTTCGACCACGCGGGCGGCAACGCGGGCTTCGGGGCCGACTCGGCGATCGTGGCGCACGCGAACGTGCGTAAGCGCCTGCTGGAGAACCGGCATGCCGGGGCCAACTTCTCGGCGACGCCGTTCCCGGCCGAGGCACTGCCGATCGTGACGTTCAACGAGAGTGTCACCCTGCATTGGAACGGCGAGGCGATCGACGTGATCCACTTCGGCAACCCGGCCCACACGGACGGCGACGCGGCGATCTTCTTCCGCGACTCGAACGTGGTCCACGCCGGCGACCAGTTCCCGAACCTCGGCGGCTACCCGTACATCGACCGCGACGTCGGCGGCAGCGCGCTCGGCCTGCGCGACAACATGGCTCAGCTTCTCGACATCGTCGACGACGAGACGAAGATCATTCCCGGCCACGGGCCGCTGGCGACGAAGGCCGACCTGCAGAAGTACCACGACTACGTCGCGGAGACGATCGACTACATCGACAAGCAGAAGAGCGCCGGCAAGTCGCTCCAGGACGTCCAGAAGGACGGCCTGCCCGAGAAGTACGCGCCCTACGGCAACGGTCCGTTGTCGCCGGAGCCGGTCTGGATCGGCTACGTCTGGGCCAGCCTCGACGACTGA
- a CDS encoding ABC transporter ATP-binding protein, giving the protein MANDVVIDVRDLRKSYGELVAVDGVSFQVHRGEIFGMLGPNGAGKTTTVEILEGLRQADGGEAFIDGVGVKKNRRRVKSMIGVQLQQNAFFDNLTLRETVQLFATLYGSDASADEMLARVDLADRAKSRYKHLSGGQRQRFSIAVAMVNEPVAMFLDEPTTGLDPQARRRMWKLIDGLRSDGMAIMLTTHYMEEAEVLCDRVAVIDRGSIVTVDAPQALIEQLANRGGQSVRRDGALTLEDVFLDLTGHQLVE; this is encoded by the coding sequence ATGGCCAACGACGTCGTCATCGACGTCCGGGACCTGCGCAAGAGCTACGGGGAACTCGTAGCCGTCGACGGGGTCTCGTTCCAGGTCCATCGCGGCGAGATCTTCGGCATGCTCGGCCCCAACGGGGCCGGCAAGACGACCACGGTCGAGATCCTGGAGGGACTCCGCCAGGCGGACGGCGGCGAGGCGTTCATCGACGGCGTCGGCGTGAAGAAGAACCGGCGGCGGGTCAAGAGCATGATCGGCGTCCAGCTCCAGCAGAACGCCTTCTTCGACAACCTGACGCTCCGCGAAACGGTCCAGCTGTTCGCGACGCTCTACGGCTCGGACGCTTCGGCGGACGAGATGCTGGCCAGAGTCGACCTGGCGGACCGGGCGAAGTCCCGCTACAAGCATCTGTCCGGGGGCCAACGGCAGCGGTTCTCCATCGCGGTCGCCATGGTCAACGAGCCGGTCGCGATGTTCCTGGACGAACCGACGACCGGGCTCGACCCCCAGGCCCGCCGCAGGATGTGGAAGCTGATCGACGGCCTGCGCTCCGACGGCATGGCGATCATGCTGACCACCCACTACATGGAAGAGGCGGAGGTTCTCTGCGATCGTGTCGCGGTCATCGACCGCGGCTCGATCGTCACCGTGGATGCGCCACAGGCGCTGATCGAGCAGTTGGCGAACCGCGGCGGCCAGTCGGTCCGCAGGGACGGCGCCCTGACGCTGGAAGACGTCTTCCTCGATCTGACCGGGCACCAGCTCGTCGAGTAG
- a CDS encoding ABC transporter permease produces MKIYLAFIGAELKMFFRDRAALFWSLAFPTVMMVVFGLFDFGSFAPPQVGIVDQAKNQASTLLVSVLKGDLGGEPLFNVPESDDADHLQAEVLAGDITAFLAIPEGFGELGVSSTIDLTFDGRKAQEAQAARSILEQVLEGVFKSVANIPAEYRVENWATISPTEVAGRGQGYKGFIVPGIVSLAIMQSALFGVVFTLVRLRNQGVLKRLYATPIGPNHFLVGSLTTRLLLLVMQTNVLLLVGILVSRVEVAPGYPLFWLEVIPLIFLGGLVFASLGLAISGIAKTENTAAPLANIVSLPLMFLSGVFFPQNVLPDWLLAFAKWLPLTFLADAMRAMVNSGEPLLTQGGPILGLAAWAVLCFGLAVWAFRWE; encoded by the coding sequence GTGAAGATCTACCTGGCATTCATCGGCGCCGAGCTGAAGATGTTCTTCCGCGACCGGGCGGCGCTCTTCTGGTCGCTGGCCTTCCCGACCGTCATGATGGTCGTCTTCGGCCTCTTCGACTTCGGCAGCTTCGCCCCGCCGCAGGTGGGCATCGTCGACCAGGCGAAGAACCAGGCATCGACCCTGCTGGTGTCCGTACTGAAGGGCGATCTCGGCGGCGAACCGCTGTTCAACGTCCCGGAGTCCGACGATGCCGACCACCTGCAGGCCGAGGTCCTGGCCGGCGACATCACGGCCTTCCTGGCGATTCCGGAGGGCTTCGGCGAACTCGGCGTCTCATCGACCATCGATCTGACGTTCGACGGCAGGAAGGCGCAGGAGGCGCAGGCGGCCCGATCCATCCTCGAGCAGGTCCTCGAAGGCGTGTTCAAGTCGGTCGCCAACATCCCGGCGGAGTACCGGGTCGAGAACTGGGCGACGATCTCTCCCACGGAAGTCGCGGGCCGCGGCCAGGGCTACAAGGGGTTCATCGTGCCAGGGATCGTCTCGCTGGCGATCATGCAGAGCGCGCTCTTCGGCGTCGTCTTCACGCTGGTGCGGCTGCGCAACCAGGGCGTGCTGAAGCGCCTCTACGCCACGCCCATCGGCCCGAACCACTTCCTGGTCGGATCGCTGACGACCCGGCTCCTGCTGCTGGTGATGCAGACGAACGTGCTCCTGCTCGTCGGCATCCTCGTGTCCCGCGTCGAGGTGGCCCCGGGCTACCCGCTGTTCTGGCTGGAGGTCATCCCGCTCATCTTCCTCGGCGGCCTCGTGTTCGCCTCACTGGGCCTGGCGATCTCCGGCATCGCGAAGACGGAGAACACCGCGGCGCCGCTCGCGAACATCGTGTCGCTGCCGCTGATGTTCCTGTCGGGCGTGTTCTTCCCCCAGAACGTGCTGCCGGACTGGCTCCTCGCGTTCGCGAAGTGGCTGCCACTGACCTTCCTGGCCGACGCGATGCGGGCGATGGTGAACAGCGGCGAACCGCTGCTCACCCAAGGCGGACCGATCCTGGGGCTGGCCGCGTGGGCCGTCCTCTGCTTCGGGCTCGCGGTGTGGGCGTTCCGGTGGGAGTGA